One Triplophysa rosa linkage group LG9, Trosa_1v2, whole genome shotgun sequence genomic window carries:
- the si:ch211-223a10.1 gene encoding putative ZDHHC-type palmitoyltransferase 6: MLQGSAAGSCLFESIQRGEIDIVSHLLQHDRGLLMQKGWGGFTALHFAALHGNRPMAELLLSSGADPNIPCDAGQTPFHFACRNGNIYIMHKMMQHGADLKLVDEQGKTSLLHAVSGGSVVAMQYLWETGMFSFSDADYYQVTPLHLAASTGNTDVLQYLLRADRCTPEAVDHKGATALHVAAEKGMIEVCWILMKSAGLHILHMKNHTGLTPLDLCIRGNTFRHQQLSRMLTQFRKRPKDAIPTDSYVMYFWMMMLPSLSGAAVLIISATLGDYGGIFSALLFPCMAKFILSQYHRLSSFQRLPNPIYLVTLTAGIIHSAVCFIYKILPSLWPAHTLLHIALFHFCVLIALFWKVLNQNPGQLNKAETDAQFSSIGDLLEANESPYRFCIYCELIQVDNSKHCRLCDVCIKDYDHHCLFLNQCVGRDNHRLFIFFIMAMIMAHLIFIFSAGFYLHLKLSVLQRSDWGSGAGREAWVLLLTLLGILSLIWVSWLLGEQLDAISMGTTTYFRYNQKCPTKRQRLATVISFLLEGKQSHRRFQSFNI; encoded by the exons ATGCTGCAAGGGTCTGCTGCAGGAAGTTGTTTATTTGAATCGATTCAACGCGGTGAAATCGATATAGTTTCCCATTTATTACAACATGATCGGGGACTCCTAATGCAAAAAG GATGGGGAGGTTTCACAGCCCTCCACTTTGCTGCTCTCCATGGAAACCGTCCGATGGCTGAGCTTCTGCTAAGCAGTGGTGCTGATCCAAACATCCCTTGTGATGCCGGCCAGACTCCTTTTCACTTCGCCTGCAG AAATGGCAATATCTATATCATGCACAAAATGATGCAACATGGCGCAGACCTAAAGCTAGTGGATGAGCAAGGGAAAACATCTCTTCTTCATGCAGTCAGTGGTGGAAGTGT TGTTGCCATGCAGTATCTGTGGGAGACTGGAATGTTCAGTTTTTCCGATGCTGATTATTATCAAGTCACTCCATTGCATTTGGCAGCTTCCACAGGCAATACTGACGTCCTCCAGTATCTCCTAAGAGCAGAT AGATGCACACCCGAGGCAGTTGACCACAAGGGTGCGACAGCGCTTCACGTGGCTGCAGAGAAAGGCATGATTGAGGTGTGCTGGATACTGATGAAGAGTGCTGGACTCCACATATTACACATGAAAAACCACACTGGGCTCACACCACTAGATCTCTGTATTCGGGGGAATACTTTTAG ACATCAGCAACTCTCTAGGATGTTGACGCAATTCAGAAAACGACCAAAGGATGCGATACCTACAGACTCGTATG TGATGTACTTTTGGATGATGATGTTGCCATCTCTCAGTGGGGCAGCGGTTCTCATTATATCTGCTACTCTGGGGGACTATGGCGGCATCTTCTCTGCGCTACTGTTTCCCTGTATGGCTAAATTCATTCTTTCACAGTACCACAGACTTAGCAGCTTTCAGAG GTTACCAAATCCCATTTACCTCGTAACGCTGACTGCCGGCATAATTCATTCTGCAGTCTGTTTCATCTATAAAATTTTACCCA GTTTGTGGCCAGCTCACACCTTGTTACACATCGCACTGTTCCATTTCTGTGTGCTCATTGCACTTTTTTGGAAAGTTTTAAACCAGAACCCAGGACAACTCAACAAAGCTGAGACCGATGCCCAGTTTTCCAGCATAGGAGACTTACTAGAAGCCAACGAGAGCCCGTACAGATTCTGTATTTACTGTGAG CTGATCCAAGTGGACAACAGCAAACACTGCCGTTTGTGTGACGTGTGCATTAAAGACTACGACCACCACTGCCTCTTCCTCAATCAGTGTGTGGGGCGGGACAACCACCGTCTCTTCATCTTCTTCATCATGGCCATGATAATGGCCCACCTCATCTTCATCTTCAGTGCTGGGTTTTATCTCCACCTGAAGCTGTCAGTCCTGCAGCGCTCTGACTGGGGTTCAGGGGCTGGGAGAGAGGCCTGGGTCCTTCTGTTGACTCTGCTCGGCATCCTCTCGCTTATATGGGTGAGCTGGTTGCTAGGTGAACAGCTTGATGCCATTTCCATGGGAACAACCACCTACTTCAGGTACAACCAGAAATGCCCTACCAAAAGACAACGCTTGGCGACAGTGATTTCTTTTCTGCTTGAGGGGAAACAAAGCCATCGACGTTTTCAGTCCTTTAACATATAG
- the arhgap22 gene encoding rho GTPase-activating protein 22 isoform X1 — MNTMLSPKIRQTRRARSKSMVMGELSRAPSRPSSPSLQERALKAGWLKKQRSIMKNWQLRWFVLRTDHLYFYKDEEETKPQGCIPLQGSQVNELTANPEETGRHLFEIVPGSTGEKDRSALSHEAFLLMANSQNDMDDWVKAIRRVIWAPFGGGIFGQHLEDTVQFERKFGPRLAPLLVEQCVDFIREQGLKEEGLFRMPGQANLVKELQDAFDCGDKPLFDSNTDVHTVASLLKLYLRELPEPVIPFNKYEDFLTCAQLLIKDEEVGLNELVKQVNTLPQANYNLLKYICKFLDEVQSHSAENKMSVQNLATVFGPNILRPKVEDPVSMMEGTSQVQQLMTVLISEHERLYAGTVGDVSSEQTGSCPRGQRNMAQWISEDEILSRSPSSQTSKTAESVCGSATSLDVTVGALNTAKMTPQGKSGLTVSPSKQAKSLPSWKYSFKGGGTRAQTAKMGGSSVDVSSLPNAGNWLMNGLSSLRSHRRTSSGERMGKESTLSHRLSTYDNVTSSSLSVPSVASTPWSTSSCEILVADSVSSDPSGLSSVKAEWSVGGSVQGQGEQRSSEVTDSSEALEMCVSSAGCSENGNAEGTVNVTGETDNRMIALKSVTTELKDELKKQKISYELRIRKLEESSAALRNHMERLEEELDQEKIKNRMLEIKLRNSERARVDAENRNRLLQNEMEEFFSTLGDLTLGTRTSKN, encoded by the exons ATGAACACCATGCTAAGCCCCAAGATAAGGCAGACGAGGAGAG CTAGGTCTAAGAGCATGGTCATGGGGGAGCTCTCCCGTGCCCCCAGCAGGCCGTCATCCCCTAGCCTCCAGGAGAGAGCGCTGAAAGCCGGCTGGCTTAAAAAACAACGCAGCATCATGAAGAACTGGCAACTGCGCTGGTTCGTGCTCAGAACAGACCATCTGTACTTTTACAAAGATGAAGAAGAAACCAAACCACAG GGATGTATCCCACTGCAGGGCAGTCAAGTCAATGAGCTGACAGCCAATCCTGAAGAAACAGGGCGACATCTCTTTGAGATTGTTCCAG GCAGCACAGGAGAGAAGGACAGATCGGCTCTCAGCCATGAGGCATTCCTGCTCATGGCAAACTCTCAGAATGACATGGATGATTGGGTCAAAGCCATCAGACGTGTCATTTGGGCTCCCTTCGGAGGAG GTATCTTCGGCCAGCACCTGGAGGATACAGTACAATTTGAGAGGAAGTTTGGACCCCGGCTGGCCCCGCTGCTGGTGGAGCAGTGTGTGGACTTCATAAGAGAACAGGGACTGAAGGAGGAGGGTCTGTTTAGGATGCCGGGACAAGCCAATCTTGTCAAGGAACTCCAGGATGCATTTGACTGTGGGGATAAACCTCTGTTTGACAG TAACACCGATGTCCATACGGTGGCGTCCCTCTTGAAGCTCTACCTCAGGGAGCTGCCCGAGCCAGTGATCCCTTTTAATAAATACGAGGACTTTCTAACCTGCGCACAACTTCTAATTAAAGATGAAGAAGTG GGACTCAATGAGCTTGTGAAGCAGGTGAACACACTTCCTCAGGctaattataatttattaaagtacATTTGCAA GTTTTTAGATGAGGTGCAGTCCCACTCAGCTGAGAACAAGATGAGTGTTCAGAATCTTGCAACAGTTTTTGGACCAAATATCCTTCGACCCAAGGTGGAGGATCCCGTATCAATGATGGAAG GAACTTCTCAGGTCCAGCAACTGATGACAGTGTTAATCAGCGAACATGAGCGGCTGTACGCGGGGACGGTGGGAGACGTGTCCTCAGAGCAGACAGGAAGTTGTCCGCGGGGCCAGCGCAACATGGCACAGTGGATCTCTGAGGACGAGATCCTCAGCCGCTCACCCTCAAGCCAGACATCCAAAACGGCCGAGAGCGTGTGTGGCAGTGCCACATCTTTGGATGTTACTGTTGGTGCCCTCAACACTGCCAAGATGACACCTCAGGGAAAATCTGGATTGACAGTCAGCCCCAGTAAGCAGGCAAAGTCCCTCCCCTCCTGGAAATACTCCTTCAAGGGTGGAGGCACACGCGCCCAGACGGCGAAAATGGGGGGCTCGTCGGTGGACGTATCCAGCCTGCCCAATGCTGGTAACTGGTTGATGAACGGGCTTTCCTCTCTGCGGAGCCACCGGAGAACGTCTTCAGGAGAACGTATGGGGAAGGAATCGACCCTCTCACACCGACTGTCCACCTACGACAATGTGACCTCTTCCAGTCTCAGTGTACCCAGTGTGGCCAGCACGCCCTGGTCCACATCCTCCTGTGAGATTTTAGTGGCCGACTCGGTGAGCAGTGACCCCTCAGGCCTGAGCTCTGTGAAGGCCGAGTGGTCGGTTGGAGGGTCTGTCCAAGGACAGGGTGAACAGAGGAGTTCAGAGGTCACAGATAGCAGTGAAGCGTTGGAGATGTGTGTGAGCAGTGCGGGCTGCAGCGAGAACGGAAACGCAGAAGGTACGGTGAACGTCACAGGAGAGACTGACAACAGAATGATAGCACTTAAAAGTGTGACCACAGAGCTGAAGGATGAGCTGAAGAAACAGAAGATCAGCTATGAATTACGAATACGAAA GCTAGAGGAGTCGAGTGCAGCTCTGCGTAACCACATGGAGAGACTGGAGGAGGAGTTGGACCAAGAGAAGATAAAGAATCGCATGTTGGAAATTAAACTCCGCAACTCTGAGCGGGCTCGCGTAGACGCGGAGAACCGAAACCGCTTGCTTCAGAACGAGATGGAGGAGTTCTTCTCCACTTTAGGAGATCTTACCTTGGGAACAAGGACGAGCAAAAACTGA
- the arhgap22 gene encoding rho GTPase-activating protein 22 isoform X4, whose translation MANSQNDMDDWVKAIRRVIWAPFGGGIFGQHLEDTVQFERKFGPRLAPLLVEQCVDFIREQGLKEEGLFRMPGQANLVKELQDAFDCGDKPLFDSNTDVHTVASLLKLYLRELPEPVIPFNKYEDFLTCAQLLIKDEEVGLNELVKQVNTLPQANYNLLKYICKFLDEVQSHSAENKMSVQNLATVFGPNILRPKVEDPVSMMEGTSQVQQLMTVLISEHERLYAGTVGDVSSEQTGSCPRGQRNMAQWISEDEILSRSPSSQTSKTAESVCGSATSLDVTVGALNTAKMTPQGKSGLTVSPSKQAKSLPSWKYSFKGGGTRAQTAKMGGSSVDVSSLPNAGNWLMNGLSSLRSHRRTSSGERMGKESTLSHRLSTYDNVTSSSLSVPSVASTPWSTSSCEILVADSVSSDPSGLSSVKAEWSVGGSVQGQGEQRSSEVTDSSEALEMCVSSAGCSENGNAEGTVNVTGETDNRMIALKSVTTELKDELKKQKISYELRIRKLEESSAALRNHMERLEEELDQEKIKNRMLEIKLRNSERARVDAENRNRLLQNEMEEFFSTLGDLTLGTRTSKN comes from the exons ATGGCAAACTCTCAGAATGACATGGATGATTGGGTCAAAGCCATCAGACGTGTCATTTGGGCTCCCTTCGGAGGAG GTATCTTCGGCCAGCACCTGGAGGATACAGTACAATTTGAGAGGAAGTTTGGACCCCGGCTGGCCCCGCTGCTGGTGGAGCAGTGTGTGGACTTCATAAGAGAACAGGGACTGAAGGAGGAGGGTCTGTTTAGGATGCCGGGACAAGCCAATCTTGTCAAGGAACTCCAGGATGCATTTGACTGTGGGGATAAACCTCTGTTTGACAG TAACACCGATGTCCATACGGTGGCGTCCCTCTTGAAGCTCTACCTCAGGGAGCTGCCCGAGCCAGTGATCCCTTTTAATAAATACGAGGACTTTCTAACCTGCGCACAACTTCTAATTAAAGATGAAGAAGTG GGACTCAATGAGCTTGTGAAGCAGGTGAACACACTTCCTCAGGctaattataatttattaaagtacATTTGCAA GTTTTTAGATGAGGTGCAGTCCCACTCAGCTGAGAACAAGATGAGTGTTCAGAATCTTGCAACAGTTTTTGGACCAAATATCCTTCGACCCAAGGTGGAGGATCCCGTATCAATGATGGAAG GAACTTCTCAGGTCCAGCAACTGATGACAGTGTTAATCAGCGAACATGAGCGGCTGTACGCGGGGACGGTGGGAGACGTGTCCTCAGAGCAGACAGGAAGTTGTCCGCGGGGCCAGCGCAACATGGCACAGTGGATCTCTGAGGACGAGATCCTCAGCCGCTCACCCTCAAGCCAGACATCCAAAACGGCCGAGAGCGTGTGTGGCAGTGCCACATCTTTGGATGTTACTGTTGGTGCCCTCAACACTGCCAAGATGACACCTCAGGGAAAATCTGGATTGACAGTCAGCCCCAGTAAGCAGGCAAAGTCCCTCCCCTCCTGGAAATACTCCTTCAAGGGTGGAGGCACACGCGCCCAGACGGCGAAAATGGGGGGCTCGTCGGTGGACGTATCCAGCCTGCCCAATGCTGGTAACTGGTTGATGAACGGGCTTTCCTCTCTGCGGAGCCACCGGAGAACGTCTTCAGGAGAACGTATGGGGAAGGAATCGACCCTCTCACACCGACTGTCCACCTACGACAATGTGACCTCTTCCAGTCTCAGTGTACCCAGTGTGGCCAGCACGCCCTGGTCCACATCCTCCTGTGAGATTTTAGTGGCCGACTCGGTGAGCAGTGACCCCTCAGGCCTGAGCTCTGTGAAGGCCGAGTGGTCGGTTGGAGGGTCTGTCCAAGGACAGGGTGAACAGAGGAGTTCAGAGGTCACAGATAGCAGTGAAGCGTTGGAGATGTGTGTGAGCAGTGCGGGCTGCAGCGAGAACGGAAACGCAGAAGGTACGGTGAACGTCACAGGAGAGACTGACAACAGAATGATAGCACTTAAAAGTGTGACCACAGAGCTGAAGGATGAGCTGAAGAAACAGAAGATCAGCTATGAATTACGAATACGAAA GCTAGAGGAGTCGAGTGCAGCTCTGCGTAACCACATGGAGAGACTGGAGGAGGAGTTGGACCAAGAGAAGATAAAGAATCGCATGTTGGAAATTAAACTCCGCAACTCTGAGCGGGCTCGCGTAGACGCGGAGAACCGAAACCGCTTGCTTCAGAACGAGATGGAGGAGTTCTTCTCCACTTTAGGAGATCTTACCTTGGGAACAAGGACGAGCAAAAACTGA
- the arhgap22 gene encoding rho GTPase-activating protein 22 isoform X3, producing MGLSCCKLQEHRSVRAKGSTGEKDRSALSHEAFLLMANSQNDMDDWVKAIRRVIWAPFGGGIFGQHLEDTVQFERKFGPRLAPLLVEQCVDFIREQGLKEEGLFRMPGQANLVKELQDAFDCGDKPLFDSNTDVHTVASLLKLYLRELPEPVIPFNKYEDFLTCAQLLIKDEEVGLNELVKQVNTLPQANYNLLKYICKFLDEVQSHSAENKMSVQNLATVFGPNILRPKVEDPVSMMEGTSQVQQLMTVLISEHERLYAGTVGDVSSEQTGSCPRGQRNMAQWISEDEILSRSPSSQTSKTAESVCGSATSLDVTVGALNTAKMTPQGKSGLTVSPSKQAKSLPSWKYSFKGGGTRAQTAKMGGSSVDVSSLPNAGNWLMNGLSSLRSHRRTSSGERMGKESTLSHRLSTYDNVTSSSLSVPSVASTPWSTSSCEILVADSVSSDPSGLSSVKAEWSVGGSVQGQGEQRSSEVTDSSEALEMCVSSAGCSENGNAEGTVNVTGETDNRMIALKSVTTELKDELKKQKISYELRIRKLEESSAALRNHMERLEEELDQEKIKNRMLEIKLRNSERARVDAENRNRLLQNEMEEFFSTLGDLTLGTRTSKN from the exons ATGGGGCTCAGTTGCTGCAAGTTGCAGGAGCACAGATCTGTTCGTGCTAAGG GCAGCACAGGAGAGAAGGACAGATCGGCTCTCAGCCATGAGGCATTCCTGCTCATGGCAAACTCTCAGAATGACATGGATGATTGGGTCAAAGCCATCAGACGTGTCATTTGGGCTCCCTTCGGAGGAG GTATCTTCGGCCAGCACCTGGAGGATACAGTACAATTTGAGAGGAAGTTTGGACCCCGGCTGGCCCCGCTGCTGGTGGAGCAGTGTGTGGACTTCATAAGAGAACAGGGACTGAAGGAGGAGGGTCTGTTTAGGATGCCGGGACAAGCCAATCTTGTCAAGGAACTCCAGGATGCATTTGACTGTGGGGATAAACCTCTGTTTGACAG TAACACCGATGTCCATACGGTGGCGTCCCTCTTGAAGCTCTACCTCAGGGAGCTGCCCGAGCCAGTGATCCCTTTTAATAAATACGAGGACTTTCTAACCTGCGCACAACTTCTAATTAAAGATGAAGAAGTG GGACTCAATGAGCTTGTGAAGCAGGTGAACACACTTCCTCAGGctaattataatttattaaagtacATTTGCAA GTTTTTAGATGAGGTGCAGTCCCACTCAGCTGAGAACAAGATGAGTGTTCAGAATCTTGCAACAGTTTTTGGACCAAATATCCTTCGACCCAAGGTGGAGGATCCCGTATCAATGATGGAAG GAACTTCTCAGGTCCAGCAACTGATGACAGTGTTAATCAGCGAACATGAGCGGCTGTACGCGGGGACGGTGGGAGACGTGTCCTCAGAGCAGACAGGAAGTTGTCCGCGGGGCCAGCGCAACATGGCACAGTGGATCTCTGAGGACGAGATCCTCAGCCGCTCACCCTCAAGCCAGACATCCAAAACGGCCGAGAGCGTGTGTGGCAGTGCCACATCTTTGGATGTTACTGTTGGTGCCCTCAACACTGCCAAGATGACACCTCAGGGAAAATCTGGATTGACAGTCAGCCCCAGTAAGCAGGCAAAGTCCCTCCCCTCCTGGAAATACTCCTTCAAGGGTGGAGGCACACGCGCCCAGACGGCGAAAATGGGGGGCTCGTCGGTGGACGTATCCAGCCTGCCCAATGCTGGTAACTGGTTGATGAACGGGCTTTCCTCTCTGCGGAGCCACCGGAGAACGTCTTCAGGAGAACGTATGGGGAAGGAATCGACCCTCTCACACCGACTGTCCACCTACGACAATGTGACCTCTTCCAGTCTCAGTGTACCCAGTGTGGCCAGCACGCCCTGGTCCACATCCTCCTGTGAGATTTTAGTGGCCGACTCGGTGAGCAGTGACCCCTCAGGCCTGAGCTCTGTGAAGGCCGAGTGGTCGGTTGGAGGGTCTGTCCAAGGACAGGGTGAACAGAGGAGTTCAGAGGTCACAGATAGCAGTGAAGCGTTGGAGATGTGTGTGAGCAGTGCGGGCTGCAGCGAGAACGGAAACGCAGAAGGTACGGTGAACGTCACAGGAGAGACTGACAACAGAATGATAGCACTTAAAAGTGTGACCACAGAGCTGAAGGATGAGCTGAAGAAACAGAAGATCAGCTATGAATTACGAATACGAAA GCTAGAGGAGTCGAGTGCAGCTCTGCGTAACCACATGGAGAGACTGGAGGAGGAGTTGGACCAAGAGAAGATAAAGAATCGCATGTTGGAAATTAAACTCCGCAACTCTGAGCGGGCTCGCGTAGACGCGGAGAACCGAAACCGCTTGCTTCAGAACGAGATGGAGGAGTTCTTCTCCACTTTAGGAGATCTTACCTTGGGAACAAGGACGAGCAAAAACTGA
- the arhgap22 gene encoding rho GTPase-activating protein 22 isoform X2, producing the protein MSKSSLPRSRWRSLARSKSMVMGELSRAPSRPSSPSLQERALKAGWLKKQRSIMKNWQLRWFVLRTDHLYFYKDEEETKPQGCIPLQGSQVNELTANPEETGRHLFEIVPGSTGEKDRSALSHEAFLLMANSQNDMDDWVKAIRRVIWAPFGGGIFGQHLEDTVQFERKFGPRLAPLLVEQCVDFIREQGLKEEGLFRMPGQANLVKELQDAFDCGDKPLFDSNTDVHTVASLLKLYLRELPEPVIPFNKYEDFLTCAQLLIKDEEVGLNELVKQVNTLPQANYNLLKYICKFLDEVQSHSAENKMSVQNLATVFGPNILRPKVEDPVSMMEGTSQVQQLMTVLISEHERLYAGTVGDVSSEQTGSCPRGQRNMAQWISEDEILSRSPSSQTSKTAESVCGSATSLDVTVGALNTAKMTPQGKSGLTVSPSKQAKSLPSWKYSFKGGGTRAQTAKMGGSSVDVSSLPNAGNWLMNGLSSLRSHRRTSSGERMGKESTLSHRLSTYDNVTSSSLSVPSVASTPWSTSSCEILVADSVSSDPSGLSSVKAEWSVGGSVQGQGEQRSSEVTDSSEALEMCVSSAGCSENGNAEGTVNVTGETDNRMIALKSVTTELKDELKKQKISYELRIRKLEESSAALRNHMERLEEELDQEKIKNRMLEIKLRNSERARVDAENRNRLLQNEMEEFFSTLGDLTLGTRTSKN; encoded by the exons ATGAGTAAATCCTCACTACCAAGGAGCCGATGGAGGTCTTTGG CTAGGTCTAAGAGCATGGTCATGGGGGAGCTCTCCCGTGCCCCCAGCAGGCCGTCATCCCCTAGCCTCCAGGAGAGAGCGCTGAAAGCCGGCTGGCTTAAAAAACAACGCAGCATCATGAAGAACTGGCAACTGCGCTGGTTCGTGCTCAGAACAGACCATCTGTACTTTTACAAAGATGAAGAAGAAACCAAACCACAG GGATGTATCCCACTGCAGGGCAGTCAAGTCAATGAGCTGACAGCCAATCCTGAAGAAACAGGGCGACATCTCTTTGAGATTGTTCCAG GCAGCACAGGAGAGAAGGACAGATCGGCTCTCAGCCATGAGGCATTCCTGCTCATGGCAAACTCTCAGAATGACATGGATGATTGGGTCAAAGCCATCAGACGTGTCATTTGGGCTCCCTTCGGAGGAG GTATCTTCGGCCAGCACCTGGAGGATACAGTACAATTTGAGAGGAAGTTTGGACCCCGGCTGGCCCCGCTGCTGGTGGAGCAGTGTGTGGACTTCATAAGAGAACAGGGACTGAAGGAGGAGGGTCTGTTTAGGATGCCGGGACAAGCCAATCTTGTCAAGGAACTCCAGGATGCATTTGACTGTGGGGATAAACCTCTGTTTGACAG TAACACCGATGTCCATACGGTGGCGTCCCTCTTGAAGCTCTACCTCAGGGAGCTGCCCGAGCCAGTGATCCCTTTTAATAAATACGAGGACTTTCTAACCTGCGCACAACTTCTAATTAAAGATGAAGAAGTG GGACTCAATGAGCTTGTGAAGCAGGTGAACACACTTCCTCAGGctaattataatttattaaagtacATTTGCAA GTTTTTAGATGAGGTGCAGTCCCACTCAGCTGAGAACAAGATGAGTGTTCAGAATCTTGCAACAGTTTTTGGACCAAATATCCTTCGACCCAAGGTGGAGGATCCCGTATCAATGATGGAAG GAACTTCTCAGGTCCAGCAACTGATGACAGTGTTAATCAGCGAACATGAGCGGCTGTACGCGGGGACGGTGGGAGACGTGTCCTCAGAGCAGACAGGAAGTTGTCCGCGGGGCCAGCGCAACATGGCACAGTGGATCTCTGAGGACGAGATCCTCAGCCGCTCACCCTCAAGCCAGACATCCAAAACGGCCGAGAGCGTGTGTGGCAGTGCCACATCTTTGGATGTTACTGTTGGTGCCCTCAACACTGCCAAGATGACACCTCAGGGAAAATCTGGATTGACAGTCAGCCCCAGTAAGCAGGCAAAGTCCCTCCCCTCCTGGAAATACTCCTTCAAGGGTGGAGGCACACGCGCCCAGACGGCGAAAATGGGGGGCTCGTCGGTGGACGTATCCAGCCTGCCCAATGCTGGTAACTGGTTGATGAACGGGCTTTCCTCTCTGCGGAGCCACCGGAGAACGTCTTCAGGAGAACGTATGGGGAAGGAATCGACCCTCTCACACCGACTGTCCACCTACGACAATGTGACCTCTTCCAGTCTCAGTGTACCCAGTGTGGCCAGCACGCCCTGGTCCACATCCTCCTGTGAGATTTTAGTGGCCGACTCGGTGAGCAGTGACCCCTCAGGCCTGAGCTCTGTGAAGGCCGAGTGGTCGGTTGGAGGGTCTGTCCAAGGACAGGGTGAACAGAGGAGTTCAGAGGTCACAGATAGCAGTGAAGCGTTGGAGATGTGTGTGAGCAGTGCGGGCTGCAGCGAGAACGGAAACGCAGAAGGTACGGTGAACGTCACAGGAGAGACTGACAACAGAATGATAGCACTTAAAAGTGTGACCACAGAGCTGAAGGATGAGCTGAAGAAACAGAAGATCAGCTATGAATTACGAATACGAAA GCTAGAGGAGTCGAGTGCAGCTCTGCGTAACCACATGGAGAGACTGGAGGAGGAGTTGGACCAAGAGAAGATAAAGAATCGCATGTTGGAAATTAAACTCCGCAACTCTGAGCGGGCTCGCGTAGACGCGGAGAACCGAAACCGCTTGCTTCAGAACGAGATGGAGGAGTTCTTCTCCACTTTAGGAGATCTTACCTTGGGAACAAGGACGAGCAAAAACTGA